From the genome of Triticum aestivum cultivar Chinese Spring chromosome 3B, IWGSC CS RefSeq v2.1, whole genome shotgun sequence, one region includes:
- the LOC123065149 gene encoding DNA repair protein RAD5B-like, translating into MSCDGDEEERPVLTSTLPPQVKVKIESPDEVDVKMGPFHPDSDEVIMKVEAHGGIEVKRERTHADHGEVKVEAAGEVEAKREPIDADSDKVKLESPAVVEAKIKREPIDADIKHGRVKKEEQPDEIKVPVKEERRKTASPRHVKEEEEDDSSEDEVEIIDPPPKSKKRNRGDEDDVVFIDLTTSRPAPYLNPKPIRAMPPAGATPVSDWKMVVAPQPAELDEYPPDHREWVFFTKSYATGLSTCRGRKWLDAGEVVHFAFPSHEGRIRVSYRQAVALAEIVRFSTNRAGEIGKLSPEWARCLAPLVSSSKVMIQGKMVFPMMELRLMQEVLLYVSFYIHRSSLYLISPKNECHPNNPLRGLFKLLRRFGVAEA; encoded by the exons ATGTCGTGCGACGGCGACGAGGAAGAGCGCCCCGTCCTTACCTCGACGCTGCCGCCTCAGGTGAAAGTGAAAATCGAATCCCCCGACGAGGTCGATGTGAAGATGGGGCCATTCCATCCCGACTCCGACGAGGTGATTATGAAGGTCGAGGCCCACGGTGGGATCGAGGTCAAGAGGGAGCGAACCCATGCCGACCACGGCGAGGTGAAGGTTGAAGCCGCCGGCGAGGTCGAGGCAAAGAGGGAGCCAATCGATGCGGACTCCGACAAGGTGAAGCTTGAATCTCCCGCCGTGGTCGAGGCCAAGATCAAGAGGGAGCCAATCGATGCCGACATCAAGCATGGCCGGGTCAAGAAGGAGGAGCAACCCGACGAGATCAAGGTCCCGGTAAAGGAGGAACGACGCAAAACTGCGTCGCCGCGCCATGtaaaggaggaagaggaggatgacTCTAGTGAAGACGAGGTGGAGATCATTGACCCCCCGCCGAAGTCCAAGAAGAGAAAccgcggagacgaggacgacgtagTCTTCATCGATCTCACGACGTCCCGCCCGGCGCCTTACCTGAACCCAAAGCCCATCCGGGCAATGCCGCCGGCGGGGGCCACGCCAGTGAGCGATTGGAAGATGGTTGTGGCGCCGCAGCCGGCGGAGCTGGACGAGTACCCACCGGACCACCGCGAATGGGTCTTCTTCACAAAGTCCTATGCCACCGGGCTGTCCACTTGTCGCGGGAGGAAGTGGCTGGACGCCGGCGAGGTCGTCCACTTCGCCTTCCCTTCGCACGAAGGCAGGATCAGGGTGTCGTACAGGCAGGCGGTGGCGCTGGCAGAGATCGTGCGCTTCTCGACAAACCGAGCTGGAGAG ATCGGGAAGTTGTCTCCGGAGTGGGCGAGGTGCCTTGCCCCGCTGGTGAGTTCTTCCAAGGTTATGATCCAGGGGAAGATGGTGTTTCCGATGATGGAGCTCAGGCTGATGCAGGAGGTGTTGCTGTATGTCAG CTTCTACATCCACCGCTCGTCCTTGTACCTGATTTCTCCTAAAAATGAATGTCATCCAAACAATCCCCTCCGCGGCCTCTTCAAGTTGCTTCGGCGATTCGGCGTAGCTGAAGCCTGA